A window from Tachyglossus aculeatus isolate mTacAcu1 unplaced genomic scaffold, mTacAcu1.pri scaffold_131_arrow_ctg1, whole genome shotgun sequence encodes these proteins:
- the LOC119922941 gene encoding collagen alpha-1(I) chain-like → MENPEPGVIPGPSASTAVRTGWRTRSPVFHPAGWKTQSPGGPRCPRPDGKPGSGEDPGDPHPRRRSEPEGKSGHREGPGTLGLDRGPNGMENPEPGMIPGPSTEGHGWETRMEFSDGKRRAREDRGPNRMEDRDPGRTQETRILDGGPSPGGPRVPQSSRFSGRDGEPGIPDAASRRHPSRTGNPGVRPGPRPPTADPTGRESGLPNPGVPTSVRAGKRWNKGRMALGPGWGGSSGRQ, encoded by the exons ATGGAGAACCCGGAGCCCGGGGTGATCCCGGGACCCTCGGCCTCGACCGCGGTCCGAACGGGATGGAGAACCCGGAGCCC AGTTTTCCACCCAGCAGGATGGAAAACTCAGAGCCCGGGAGGACCCCGGTGCCCTCGACCGGATGGAAAACCGGGATCCGGGGAGGACCCGGGAGACCCGCATCCTCGACGGCGGTCCGAGCCGGAGGGCAAATCCGGACACCGGGAGGGCCCCGGGACCCTCGGCCTCGACCGCGGTCCGAACGGGATGGAGAACCCGGAGCCCGGGATGATCCCGGGACCCTCGACCGAGGGTCACGGATGGGAAACACGGATGGAGTTTTCCGATGGAAAACGCAGAGCCCGGGAGGACCGCGGTCCGAACCGGATGGAAGACCGGGATCCGGGGAGGACTCAGGAGACCCGCATCCTCGACGGCGGTCCGAGCCCGGGAGGGCCCCGGGTCCCTCAGTCTTCCCGTTTCTCGGGGCGGGATGGAGAACCCGGGATCCCGGACGCCGCATCCCGTCGCCACCCGAGCCGGACGGGAAATCCCGgggtccggcccggcccccgccccccgactgCCGACCCAACCGGGCGGGAGAGCGGCCTTCCCAATCCCGGTGTCCCCACGTCCGTCCGCGCCGGGAAAAGATGGAATAAAGGCAGAATGGCCCTGGGTCCC ggttggggggggtcgTCGgggcgacaataa